A part of Acidaminococcales bacterium genomic DNA contains:
- a CDS encoding Glu/Leu/Phe/Val dehydrogenase: protein MTDKYSPYENMLAVLDEAGKHMGFSYNDYVGLRYPERELIVSVPVVMDDGHTEIFEGYRVQHSSTRGPCKGGVRFHPKADLDEVKALAAWMTWKCALVNIPYGGAKGGVKVDPGKLSRAELTRLTKRYVAQILPIIGPERDIPAPDVNTDGQVMAWMMDAFSMFKGYAVPAIVTGKPLEIGGSLGRVEATGRGVMFTLLNYLEKIGKQAAGMTVAVQGFGNVGGIAAKLMRERGFKIVSISDSGGIFYKKDGIDASAALEYAGNNRKSLAGYAEPGLETITAEEFWRLAVDVLVPAAMENQINEKNAAQIQAGIILEGANGPTTVEADKILARNGIVVVPDILANAGGVVVSYFEWVQNLEAFMWDEDYINNNLEKIMRKAFNDVWQVSVERKLPLRMAAYMVALERVVRAKKIRGVFP, encoded by the coding sequence ATGACTGACAAATACAGCCCGTATGAAAACATGCTGGCAGTCCTGGACGAGGCGGGAAAGCACATGGGGTTCAGTTATAATGACTATGTCGGGTTGCGCTATCCTGAACGCGAATTGATCGTTTCCGTGCCGGTGGTTATGGATGACGGCCATACGGAAATATTCGAGGGATACCGCGTGCAGCACAGCAGTACCCGCGGCCCTTGCAAGGGCGGCGTGCGCTTTCATCCCAAAGCGGATCTTGACGAGGTCAAGGCCCTGGCCGCTTGGATGACTTGGAAATGCGCGCTGGTAAACATACCTTACGGCGGCGCCAAAGGCGGTGTCAAGGTCGATCCGGGGAAACTTTCCCGGGCGGAGCTCACGCGCCTGACCAAACGCTATGTCGCCCAAATACTGCCGATAATCGGCCCGGAAAGGGACATACCGGCGCCAGACGTGAACACCGACGGACAGGTGATGGCCTGGATGATGGACGCTTTCAGCATGTTCAAAGGTTACGCCGTGCCGGCGATTGTTACCGGCAAACCGCTGGAAATCGGCGGCTCGCTGGGACGGGTGGAGGCGACCGGCCGCGGCGTCATGTTTACATTGCTGAATTATCTGGAAAAAATCGGAAAGCAAGCCGCCGGCATGACGGTCGCAGTGCAGGGTTTCGGCAATGTGGGCGGCATTGCCGCTAAGCTCATGCGGGAGCGGGGATTTAAGATCGTGTCGATAAGCGATTCCGGCGGGATTTTTTATAAAAAGGACGGCATTGACGCTTCCGCCGCGCTTGAATATGCCGGAAACAACAGAAAATCGCTTGCCGGCTACGCCGAGCCGGGCCTCGAGACCATAACGGCGGAGGAATTCTGGCGGCTTGCCGTGGATGTGCTGGTTCCGGCCGCTATGGAAAATCAGATAAACGAAAAGAACGCCGCGCAAATACAGGCCGGCATCATACTTGAAGGCGCGAACGGCCCGACAACGGTTGAAGCCGACAAAATATTGGCACGAAACGGGATTGTGGTCGTCCCGGATATACTGGCCAACGCCGGGGGCGTGGTCGTGTCTTATTTTGAATGGGTGCAGAACTTGGAAGCTTTTATGTGGGATGAGGACTATATCAACAACAATCTGGAAAAGATAATGCGGAAAGCCTTCAACGATGTATGGCAGGTAAGCGTGGAAAGAAAGCTTCCCCTGCGCATGGCGGCTTATATGGTTGCTTTAGAGCGCGTGGTCAGGGCGAAAAAAATAAGGGGGGTCTTTCCATGA
- a CDS encoding DUF1847 domain-containing protein, translating into MGEAKTKKDKKALSCSECGVHNCRSLDGEFPEFCLTKASAKENEEALAIYRTHPEYSKAAKASGEVEGIFYRQLTRAEEIIEFAKRIGAKKIGIATCAGLAEEARVFARVVEAKGLASYSVLCKVGATDKTAIGIRPEDKINKGAAHESLCNPILQAKLLNKKKTDLNVLIGLCVGHDALFCRHSDALATTLIAKDRLLGHNPVAALYTAKTYNKQLLAKD; encoded by the coding sequence ATGGGAGAAGCAAAAACGAAAAAAGATAAAAAGGCGTTAAGCTGTTCCGAGTGCGGCGTGCACAATTGCCGTTCGCTGGACGGGGAATTTCCTGAATTTTGCCTCACTAAGGCTTCGGCTAAAGAGAACGAAGAAGCGCTCGCTATTTACCGCACGCACCCGGAATATTCCAAAGCAGCCAAAGCTTCCGGCGAAGTGGAAGGGATATTTTACCGGCAGCTTACCCGCGCGGAGGAAATAATAGAATTTGCCAAAAGGATCGGCGCGAAAAAGATCGGCATAGCCACCTGCGCCGGGCTGGCGGAGGAGGCGCGCGTGTTCGCCCGCGTCGTGGAAGCCAAAGGGCTTGCAAGCTATAGCGTCCTTTGCAAAGTCGGCGCCACAGATAAAACGGCGATCGGCATAAGGCCGGAGGACAAGATAAATAAAGGGGCAGCGCATGAATCGCTTTGCAATCCTATATTGCAGGCTAAACTGCTTAACAAGAAAAAGACCGACCTTAACGTGCTCATCGGCCTTTGTGTCGGGCATGACGCCCTGTTTTGCCGACATTCGGACGCCCTGGCGACAACTCTGATCGCCAAAGACCGTCTGCTTGGGCACAATCCGGTAGCCGCCCTTTATACGGCCAAAACTTATAACAAGCAGCTATTGGCAAAGGATTGA
- a CDS encoding amidohydrolase, whose translation MGVYMGALCGRIKKLCGEIYGQVVEIRHALHQNPELGYKEYQTAALIESYLKKWGVPYSRLPRSTAIIAKADGRAGGRCVAIRADMDALPIQEETGLSYQSRSPGVMHACGHDLHTANLLGVCYIINNLRDEFSGSIKFFFQPAEEIGGGAQEIIDGGGLENPKVAAVLAAHASEGIPVGKIRVKAQETMLASTGFAIALSGRGGHGAAPHQTDDIILAAAKFVAELQSIPSRKHNFLDPSVITVCSIHGGTAGNIIPKELTLSGTIRAQNGRLLPKIEESVKTLLTALEMTTGVKGAAFFRRGSGAVYNDPDLTETFTGAAAKIIGAENILKAEFPVNGSENFFLFSSRVPSVFFHFGVAEEDAVAQYPAHSPFFLASDQSFMTSLPVTAAAALAFLESRQTDPPAATK comes from the coding sequence GTGGGTGTTTATATGGGCGCGCTCTGCGGCCGCATAAAAAAACTTTGCGGGGAAATATACGGGCAGGTGGTAGAAATACGTCACGCCCTGCATCAAAATCCGGAACTGGGCTACAAAGAATATCAAACGGCCGCTTTGATCGAAAGTTACTTGAAGAAGTGGGGGGTTCCCTATAGCCGGCTGCCCCGCAGCACGGCGATAATCGCAAAGGCAGACGGACGGGCGGGCGGGCGCTGCGTGGCCATCAGGGCGGATATGGACGCGCTCCCGATACAGGAGGAGACCGGGCTTTCTTATCAATCCCGCTCGCCCGGCGTCATGCATGCCTGCGGCCATGACCTGCATACGGCCAACTTGCTCGGCGTGTGCTATATAATCAACAATTTGCGGGACGAATTTTCCGGCAGCATCAAATTCTTTTTTCAGCCGGCGGAAGAAATCGGCGGCGGCGCCCAGGAAATAATTGACGGCGGCGGCCTGGAAAACCCCAAGGTCGCCGCCGTCCTGGCGGCGCACGCGAGCGAAGGCATCCCGGTCGGCAAAATAAGGGTAAAAGCGCAAGAAACCATGCTGGCCTCGACCGGCTTTGCCATTGCCCTGTCCGGACGCGGCGGACACGGCGCGGCTCCCCACCAAACCGACGACATAATATTGGCCGCCGCCAAATTTGTTGCCGAACTGCAAAGCATACCTAGCCGCAAACACAATTTCCTTGACCCGTCCGTTATAACCGTATGCAGCATTCACGGCGGCACGGCCGGCAACATCATTCCCAAAGAATTGACGCTGTCCGGCACGATCAGGGCGCAAAATGGCCGGTTGCTGCCTAAAATTGAAGAAAGCGTAAAAACGCTGCTGACAGCCCTTGAAATGACAACAGGGGTCAAAGGCGCGGCATTTTTCCGCCGGGGATCGGGCGCTGTCTATAACGACCCGGACCTTACCGAAACATTCACCGGCGCGGCGGCAAAGATAATCGGCGCGGAAAACATCCTGAAAGCAGAATTTCCCGTCAATGGCTCGGAAAACTTCTTTCTTTTCAGCAGCCGCGTCCCATCCGTATTTTTTCACTTCGGCGTGGCAGAAGAAGATGCCGTGGCTCAATATCCGGCGCACAGCCCGTTTTTTTTAGCCTCCGATCAATCCTTCATGACTTCTTTGCCCGTAACCGCCGCCGCCGCCCTCGCTTTTTTGGAAAGCCGCCAAACGGATCCGCCCGCCGCCACCAAGTAA